Proteins from a single region of Chloroherpeton thalassium ATCC 35110:
- a CDS encoding hotdog fold thioesterase, whose translation MEDIAQKTGLFPEDLTLEALNNLASEDGHMIEYLGIEFTEIGNDFLAAKMPVDRRTRQPFGILHGGASVVLSETLGSAAAHLSLKDETKMAVGLEINANHVRPVKDGYVYGKTEPLHIGKTTQVWQTKIMDEQNRLVCVSRITVAIVDRSRSK comes from the coding sequence ATGGAAGACATTGCTCAAAAAACAGGACTCTTTCCCGAAGACTTAACCCTTGAAGCTTTAAACAATTTGGCATCGGAAGATGGCCACATGATAGAATATCTGGGCATTGAGTTTACGGAAATCGGCAACGATTTTTTGGCTGCAAAAATGCCCGTAGATCGGCGTACGCGGCAGCCTTTTGGGATTTTGCACGGAGGCGCATCGGTGGTGCTTTCCGAAACCTTAGGAAGCGCCGCCGCACACCTTTCACTGAAAGATGAAACCAAAATGGCCGTTGGGCTTGAAATCAACGCAAATCATGTGCGGCCTGTAAAAGACGGCTATGTGTATGGAAAAACGGAGCCGCTTCACATTGGAAAAACAACGCAGGTTTGGCAGACGAAAATTATGGATGAGCAAAACCGTTTGGTTTGTGTGAGTCGAATCACCGTAGCCATTGTGGATAGAAGCCGCAGCAAGTAA
- a CDS encoding AMP-dependent synthetase/ligase, which produces MNSPVRLFDLLEYQLKHFPKEDALAYKVDGIWNKFSTQKFAEMAGEVALGLDQLGVRKGDMIANITENNRPEWNFLDMGMMSIGAVHVPLYANLTKDDYAFILSDSGAKFIFVSSASLYETISSIAPSIPSLERIYTYDFIEEANHWHEITTLGKSVANPNERLASLKSRVSESDLAMLIYTSGTTGTPKGVCLTHKNLMANALAGAARMKSNPTERAISFLPLCHSFERIINCMYIYQGCSIYYAQSLQTVADDMKEVRPHVFATVPRMLEKVYDKILSKGNELTGIKYMLFKWSLGVGFKYDPSKASSLWYAIQYRLADKLVFPKWREAFGGSVRAVVSGGAALQPRLAKLFFAAGIPIYEGYGLSETAPVISVNYPETGGFKIGTVGTVIEGGEVRIAGDGEILYKGPNVMQGYHNREDLTQEVIDSDGWFHTGDIGEFDGPFLMITDRKKELFKTSGGKYIAPQVIENKMKESRFIEQIMVIGEGRKFPAALIVPNFLYLKAYCEHKGIHYTTNEEILMNPLIQQKFEAHVQKYNEPFAQYMKIKKFIVLDHEWTAETGELSPKLSLRRKVILHRYHEQIERLYQNETLTTQKITA; this is translated from the coding sequence ATGAACTCACCGGTTCGGTTATTTGATTTGCTGGAATATCAACTGAAGCATTTTCCAAAAGAAGATGCGCTTGCCTATAAAGTAGATGGCATTTGGAATAAATTTTCCACGCAAAAGTTTGCTGAAATGGCCGGCGAGGTGGCACTTGGATTGGATCAGCTTGGGGTTCGAAAAGGCGATATGATTGCTAACATCACGGAAAATAATCGTCCAGAATGGAACTTCTTAGATATGGGCATGATGAGTATTGGGGCTGTTCATGTCCCGCTTTATGCTAACCTAACCAAAGACGATTATGCGTTTATTTTGAGCGATTCGGGCGCAAAATTCATATTTGTTTCCAGCGCAAGCCTTTATGAAACCATTAGCAGCATTGCACCAAGCATTCCTTCTCTCGAACGGATCTACACCTACGATTTTATAGAAGAAGCAAATCATTGGCATGAAATTACCACGCTGGGAAAATCCGTAGCCAATCCAAATGAACGACTGGCGTCGTTAAAATCCAGGGTGAGCGAGTCGGATTTAGCCATGCTGATTTATACGTCTGGCACAACCGGCACGCCAAAAGGTGTTTGCTTAACACACAAAAACCTCATGGCGAATGCGCTTGCTGGCGCTGCGAGAATGAAAAGCAATCCAACTGAGCGCGCGATTTCTTTTTTGCCCCTTTGCCATAGTTTTGAGCGCATTATTAATTGCATGTACATCTATCAGGGCTGTTCGATTTACTACGCGCAAAGTCTTCAAACGGTCGCGGATGATATGAAAGAAGTCAGGCCGCATGTGTTTGCCACGGTGCCGCGCATGTTGGAAAAAGTATATGATAAAATCCTTTCCAAAGGAAACGAGCTCACCGGCATAAAGTACATGCTTTTCAAGTGGTCGCTTGGCGTTGGGTTTAAATACGACCCGTCGAAAGCGAGCAGCCTGTGGTATGCGATTCAGTACCGTTTGGCAGATAAGCTAGTTTTTCCCAAATGGCGAGAGGCGTTTGGCGGTAGCGTTCGAGCGGTTGTTTCAGGTGGGGCGGCTTTGCAGCCCAGGCTTGCAAAACTTTTTTTTGCGGCAGGCATTCCTATCTACGAAGGGTATGGTCTTTCGGAAACAGCGCCAGTCATTTCCGTGAATTATCCCGAAACCGGCGGTTTCAAAATTGGCACAGTGGGCACGGTAATTGAAGGCGGGGAAGTCAGGATTGCAGGAGATGGCGAGATTTTGTACAAAGGCCCTAATGTGATGCAAGGCTATCACAACCGTGAGGATCTCACGCAAGAAGTTATTGATAGCGATGGCTGGTTTCACACGGGCGATATTGGCGAGTTCGATGGGCCGTTTTTAATGATTACCGATCGCAAAAAAGAGCTCTTTAAAACTTCTGGCGGCAAATACATTGCGCCGCAGGTCATTGAAAATAAGATGAAGGAGTCGCGCTTTATCGAGCAAATCATGGTCATTGGTGAAGGGCGAAAATTTCCTGCCGCACTGATTGTCCCGAATTTCCTTTACTTAAAAGCTTACTGCGAGCATAAAGGCATTCATTACACCACGAACGAAGAGATTTTGATGAATCCGCTCATCCAGCAGAAGTTTGAAGCACATGTTCAAAAATACAACGAGCCCTTCGCGCAGTATATGAAAATCAAAAAGTTCATTGTCTTAGATCACGAATGGACAGCGGAGACGGGAGAACTCTCGCCAAAACTAAGCCTTCGCCGCAAAGTCATTTTGCATCGGTATCACGAGCAAATCGAACGGCTCTACCAAAATGAGACTTTAACAACTCAAAAAATCACGGCATAA
- a CDS encoding TonB-dependent receptor plug domain-containing protein — protein sequence MTYNFYKKLCLTSLLTLSSALPIFAQTQEEGKTYKADEVVVTATLSELRIADVPASVQVFDEAEIADMGSQTLNDVLFEAQGLILEPTNGRLSTARLRGLSSKNTLILMDGMRLPSGFQDYIDLGEIPTGMIGQVEVVRGSGSALYGSDAIGGVINLITRKPQDEFHLNLNTRYGQSTYGEAENPIFKGNMSGGAGDFNYVLSGTFNQRDRFDRDKSTLATDGDDKTIGSGSGKLIYQLTSQSDISFGLNYTDIELEGYRTQTSGDWARTVNATRSSGYVQFSGNLGEKSRLVARAYRSYYDWEAVMKSVSGSSSSTTTSLEQTLDQFDSRWTGLLFDQHRVTAGLEYRNEDRKDDSTSHNVHNLGVFLQDELLFFQRLGVIVGARYDHHSDFGSAISPKLSASYPLTEHIRLRGSYGEGFRAPTVYELYTGSLYTKKKIVYANPNLDPEKSQSYELGADFWYGRISFNLSLFHNDMRDMITEIQTGTNGKIPVYELRNVSKAMTEGMETNIEINLPFGFALGDEFTWMNTENKSTGEELLYVPTTSNTLKLSYHNQEYGLKSNLRVVSIGEQLIESDNVADGYTIFNFYAAKTLSNNFDFYFGIDNLFNSDASSAYGNIGGAGTTGTFFYSGLNFKL from the coding sequence ATGACATACAACTTTTACAAAAAACTCTGTTTGACTTCGCTCCTAACGCTTTCGAGCGCCTTGCCGATTTTTGCACAAACCCAAGAAGAAGGGAAAACGTACAAAGCAGATGAAGTGGTTGTAACCGCCACTTTATCGGAATTACGTATCGCGGATGTGCCGGCAAGTGTTCAGGTTTTCGACGAGGCGGAAATTGCTGACATGGGCTCGCAAACCCTGAACGACGTGCTTTTTGAGGCTCAAGGGTTGATATTGGAACCAACGAATGGTCGCTTAAGCACCGCTCGCTTGCGGGGACTCAGCAGCAAAAACACGCTGATTTTGATGGACGGGATGAGACTGCCATCCGGCTTCCAGGATTATATCGATTTAGGGGAAATTCCAACGGGCATGATTGGGCAAGTTGAAGTTGTGCGCGGCTCGGGATCAGCGCTTTATGGCAGCGACGCGATTGGCGGCGTGATCAATCTTATCACGCGGAAACCGCAAGATGAATTTCACTTAAACCTCAACACGCGCTATGGACAAAGCACTTATGGCGAGGCGGAAAATCCGATTTTCAAGGGAAACATGAGCGGCGGCGCTGGCGATTTTAACTACGTATTATCAGGCACTTTTAACCAACGCGACCGCTTCGATCGCGATAAAAGCACGCTTGCTACTGATGGCGACGATAAAACTATCGGCTCAGGTTCGGGAAAACTTATTTATCAACTCACGTCTCAAAGCGACATTTCCTTCGGCCTCAATTATACCGACATTGAGCTCGAAGGCTACCGCACCCAAACATCTGGCGATTGGGCTCGAACTGTGAATGCTACGCGTTCTTCCGGCTATGTTCAATTTTCTGGAAACCTTGGCGAAAAGTCGCGGTTGGTGGCCAGAGCCTATCGGTCCTACTACGATTGGGAAGCCGTGATGAAATCGGTTTCAGGCAGCAGCAGCTCAACAACCACTTCGCTTGAACAAACGCTCGACCAGTTTGACAGCCGTTGGACTGGCTTGCTGTTCGATCAGCACCGCGTGACTGCAGGTCTGGAATACAGAAACGAAGACCGCAAGGACGACTCCACCAGCCACAACGTGCACAACTTGGGGGTTTTCCTGCAAGATGAGCTTTTGTTCTTTCAGCGGCTTGGTGTTATTGTGGGCGCGCGATACGATCATCATTCCGATTTTGGTTCAGCCATTAGTCCAAAGCTGAGCGCATCCTATCCGCTCACGGAACATATTCGGCTGCGCGGCTCCTATGGCGAAGGCTTTCGTGCCCCAACAGTTTATGAACTCTACACGGGCTCGCTTTATACGAAAAAGAAAATCGTTTATGCCAATCCCAATCTCGATCCGGAAAAATCACAAAGCTATGAGCTTGGCGCAGATTTTTGGTATGGCCGAATTTCTTTTAACTTAAGCCTTTTTCACAACGACATGCGCGACATGATTACGGAAATTCAAACCGGCACCAACGGAAAAATTCCAGTTTATGAACTCCGAAACGTTTCCAAAGCCATGACCGAAGGCATGGAGACAAACATAGAAATCAACCTGCCGTTTGGATTTGCGCTTGGCGACGAATTTACCTGGATGAATACGGAGAATAAATCTACCGGCGAAGAATTACTTTATGTGCCAACCACTTCAAACACGCTAAAACTCAGCTATCACAACCAAGAATACGGGCTGAAAAGTAATTTGCGCGTGGTTTCCATCGGGGAACAACTGATTGAAAGCGATAATGTGGCCGACGGCTACACGATCTTCAATTTTTATGCAGCTAAAACCCTGAGCAACAATTTTGATTTTTACTTTGGCATCGATAATCTTTTTAACTCAGACGCAAGCAGTGCTTATGGCAACATCGGCGGCGCTGGCACAACAGGCACGTTCTTTTACAGCGGGCTAAATTTTAAGCTGTAA
- a CDS encoding BamA/TamA family outer membrane protein translates to MARIAYQVIFFALFLVFLINPNLAGAASPPVLPDTLPSLGTVKIAPNKHYKSQGLHTFIFGQHWRNVWTTPIEVPILDIRKFAGGLEPERKGGGFQTQSLRLKGKNGIVYKFRSVDKDPLKMMPEALQKSIVADVLQDQISSYHPLSTVLVKPFTRALGVLYSEATLCVLPNDPEILGEFNAQFGGMLGTIEIHPDEAENHSDSFAGADKVLGTHKLYEKLISDNDERVDGEAYLKARLLDLFLGDWDRHYDQWRWAGYKNGKKRIWQPIPRDRDQAFARFDGVFPWVETQVVPQMNNFSESYPGIWFLTWSGRRVDRKCLTAIDKKTWKRVAKEVQAVLTDSLIHEAIQTLPTSLQNEEAAWLEKALKSRRDHLLEAADEMYRIYAAYVDIDGSDKDDYLEIVRLENGSVAVRIYKMDKKEWEKKGKPWYSRVFDPDYTEEIRVYLHGDDDKTVISGDATESIVVRVIGGEGNDQFYDQSYVYCCGFFRSSLTYFYDSDPNTYFKSGANTEINREILSTPPDLVEKYERTPRDYGYELWYSVDNLWATYNSDFGLMLGHGARLERYKFRQSPYAYQMSIKGGYAFGSEKYELSYNADIRSFISGTSLRVEAQTTGLAMLNFYGYGNKSKINEARDEDELYETESQKTTVSTKLIIPASPYTVAFVGCDYKHLNIHFEPTLNPDDHEQTYLNLNRPKGVYENQNISLYAGFSIDTRAKNVLSSSNEEHLSFEWRAPSSPATKTAACSGYFLSLEGRYFPNALKNDIDFSKLKLDLGTYIPLPLKLSRLALRFGGEKIWGPYPFYEAAYLGGQNTLRGFRLQRYAGDAEIHAGCELRLYLSKFKFLVPISFGPLAFSETGRVFLEGERHADAWHTSVGGGLWFSFVDPSYTISISLGRTVSEASGLNTTAAYLTTGFTF, encoded by the coding sequence ATGGCACGCATCGCTTACCAAGTTATTTTTTTTGCCCTGTTTTTAGTTTTTCTCATCAATCCCAATTTGGCAGGCGCGGCCTCACCGCCGGTTCTTCCCGACACGCTGCCATCGTTGGGAACGGTAAAAATAGCCCCAAATAAACACTACAAATCGCAAGGCCTTCACACCTTCATTTTTGGACAGCATTGGCGCAATGTTTGGACCACCCCTATCGAAGTGCCCATTTTAGATATTCGCAAATTTGCCGGTGGGCTTGAACCTGAACGCAAAGGCGGCGGCTTTCAAACGCAGTCGCTTCGGTTGAAAGGAAAAAACGGCATCGTTTATAAATTTCGATCGGTCGATAAAGACCCGCTCAAAATGATGCCGGAAGCCCTTCAAAAAAGCATTGTGGCCGATGTGCTTCAAGATCAAATCAGCTCGTATCATCCACTTTCAACCGTGCTCGTCAAACCCTTCACGCGCGCGCTGGGGGTTTTATATTCCGAAGCCACGCTTTGCGTTTTGCCAAACGACCCTGAGATTTTGGGCGAATTCAACGCACAGTTCGGCGGCATGTTGGGCACGATTGAAATTCATCCCGATGAAGCTGAAAATCATAGCGATAGCTTTGCGGGCGCGGATAAAGTGCTCGGTACACATAAACTCTACGAGAAACTGATTTCCGACAACGACGAGCGCGTCGACGGCGAGGCCTACCTAAAAGCACGCTTGCTCGATCTTTTCCTCGGCGATTGGGACCGGCACTATGATCAATGGCGTTGGGCGGGCTATAAAAACGGGAAAAAACGTATTTGGCAACCCATTCCTCGCGACCGCGACCAAGCATTTGCTCGCTTTGATGGCGTTTTTCCTTGGGTGGAAACGCAAGTTGTCCCGCAAATGAACAATTTTTCCGAATCTTATCCGGGCATTTGGTTTCTGACTTGGTCGGGGCGACGCGTAGATAGAAAATGCCTTACGGCCATTGATAAAAAAACCTGGAAGCGCGTTGCCAAAGAAGTCCAAGCTGTGCTCACCGATTCGCTCATTCACGAAGCCATCCAAACCCTGCCCACTTCGCTGCAAAATGAAGAAGCTGCCTGGCTGGAAAAGGCGTTGAAATCCCGAAGAGACCACTTGCTGGAAGCCGCCGACGAGATGTACCGCATCTACGCTGCGTATGTCGATATCGATGGCAGCGACAAAGACGATTATTTGGAAATCGTGCGGCTTGAAAACGGGTCGGTTGCGGTGCGCATCTACAAAATGGACAAAAAAGAATGGGAGAAAAAAGGCAAGCCTTGGTATAGCCGCGTGTTTGATCCCGATTACACCGAAGAAATTCGCGTGTATTTGCACGGCGACGATGACAAGACCGTGATTTCAGGTGACGCAACTGAGAGCATCGTTGTGCGTGTGATCGGCGGCGAGGGCAACGACCAATTCTACGACCAATCCTACGTCTATTGCTGCGGCTTTTTTCGCAGTTCACTCACCTACTTCTATGACAGCGATCCGAACACGTATTTCAAATCTGGAGCCAATACGGAGATCAATCGAGAAATTCTCAGCACACCGCCCGATCTTGTGGAAAAATACGAACGAACGCCTCGCGATTATGGCTATGAGCTTTGGTACTCGGTCGATAATTTATGGGCAACTTACAACTCAGACTTTGGCCTGATGCTGGGTCATGGCGCTCGCCTCGAACGCTATAAGTTTCGGCAATCGCCTTACGCTTACCAAATGAGCATCAAAGGTGGCTATGCCTTTGGAAGCGAGAAATACGAACTTTCTTACAATGCGGATATTCGCTCGTTTATTTCCGGCACCAGCCTTCGAGTTGAGGCGCAAACAACCGGCCTTGCAATGCTCAATTTTTACGGCTACGGCAATAAATCCAAAATCAACGAAGCGCGCGACGAAGATGAGCTTTACGAGACGGAAAGCCAAAAGACGACGGTTAGCACAAAACTGATCATACCTGCCAGCCCTTACACGGTGGCCTTTGTCGGCTGCGATTATAAACACTTGAACATTCATTTTGAACCGACGCTCAATCCTGACGATCACGAGCAAACCTACCTCAATCTGAATCGCCCGAAAGGGGTTTATGAAAACCAGAACATCAGCCTTTACGCCGGCTTTTCCATTGATACACGCGCGAAGAACGTGCTTTCATCATCCAACGAAGAGCATCTTTCCTTCGAATGGCGCGCACCAAGCTCCCCCGCCACGAAAACGGCAGCTTGCAGCGGCTATTTTCTTAGCCTCGAAGGACGGTATTTTCCAAATGCGCTCAAAAACGATATCGACTTTTCCAAACTCAAGCTTGACTTGGGCACATACATTCCCTTGCCACTCAAGCTTTCGCGATTAGCCTTAAGATTTGGCGGTGAAAAAATTTGGGGACCTTATCCGTTTTATGAAGCGGCTTATCTGGGCGGGCAAAACACCCTGCGCGGCTTTCGACTTCAGCGCTACGCCGGCGACGCCGAAATTCACGCGGGCTGTGAACTTCGGTTGTATCTTTCAAAATTCAAATTCTTAGTGCCGATTTCCTTTGGACCGCTCGCTTTTTCGGAAACAGGACGCGTATTTCTGGAAGGCGAACGCCATGCAGATGCTTGGCATACCAGTGTTGGCGGCGGCCTTTGGTT
- a CDS encoding c-type cytochrome, translating into MKRILIFSLLGFVLGACSPSGKSSEIATEGKNTASEKAEADGQNTASTENEGEKIFKMYCSSCHQMSPPPKIAPPVLGIAAHYREAFKNKEEAVAHMVAFIQSPDSSKSKLEARALNRFGLMPTLPLSKEKLSMAAGWLWDQYDPNFKCGGGAGAGAGVRAGAGSK; encoded by the coding sequence ATGAAACGCATCCTTATTTTTTCCCTTCTCGGTTTTGTGCTTGGCGCATGTAGCCCATCCGGGAAATCCAGCGAAATAGCCACAGAAGGAAAAAACACAGCTTCGGAAAAAGCTGAAGCTGATGGCCAAAATACGGCATCAACAGAAAACGAGGGAGAAAAGATTTTTAAGATGTATTGCAGTTCTTGCCATCAAATGTCGCCGCCACCCAAAATAGCCCCGCCGGTTTTGGGTATCGCCGCACACTACCGCGAAGCTTTCAAGAACAAGGAAGAAGCCGTTGCGCACATGGTTGCATTCATTCAGTCGCCTGATAGCTCAAAGTCAAAGCTTGAAGCGCGCGCGCTGAATCGCTTTGGCCTCATGCCAACCCTGCCACTTTCAAAAGAAAAACTCAGCATGGCTGCCGGCTGGCTTTGGGACCAATACGATCCAAATTTTAAATGCGGCGGTGGCGCCGGTGCTGGCGCTGGCGTTAGAGCTGGAGCTGGTTCGAAGTAA